The Halomicronema hongdechloris C2206 genome includes a window with the following:
- the petC gene encoding cytochrome b6-f complex iron-sulfur subunit: MTQASGTPDVPDMGRRQFMNLLTFGAVTGTALGALYPVVKYFIPPSSGAAGGGVTAKDALGKDVIASAFIDKHAAGDRQLVQGLKGDPTYLVVTEGDALANYGINSVCTHLGCVVPWNASENKFICPCHGSQYDPTGKVVRGPAPLSLALVHTDVTEDDTVALTPWTETDFRTGEAPWWT; encoded by the coding sequence ATGACTCAAGCTTCTGGAACACCTGATGTGCCCGATATGGGGCGTCGTCAGTTCATGAATCTGCTGACTTTTGGAGCCGTGACTGGTACGGCCCTAGGAGCCTTATATCCCGTCGTTAAGTATTTTATTCCACCGTCTAGTGGTGCAGCAGGTGGCGGTGTTACCGCCAAGGATGCCCTTGGCAAAGATGTGATCGCCAGTGCCTTCATCGACAAGCACGCTGCGGGCGACCGGCAGCTGGTGCAAGGTCTGAAGGGAGACCCCACCTATTTGGTGGTAACTGAGGGCGATGCCTTGGCCAACTACGGCATCAACTCGGTCTGCACCCATTTGGGCTGCGTTGTGCCCTGGAATGCTAGTGAGAATAAATTCATTTGTCCTTGCCATGGCTCCCAATACGATCCCACCGGCAAGGTGGTGCGGGGACCGGCACCGTTGTCCCTGGCATTGGTCCACACTGATGTTACCGAAGATGACACGGTAGCGCTGACGCCTTGGACAGAGACCGACTTTCGGACCGGAGAAGCCCCCTGGTGGACCTAA
- a CDS encoding glycosyltransferase family 39 protein, whose translation MSQYLGLIGVLVLGTVLRLWHLDTKPLWSDEVITALFSLGRSAADIPFDRFFSLDQLDQLFTLQPTSCAAIATALKTDSLHPPLFFCLMHHWLGWWQPSLAEMAYVLRLLPALFGVTTIAAIYLLGRLAFTPGIGLFSAALAAVSPFTVYLSQEARHYTLPMTGVALALSCLVVIHTRLAQGRFPHPGLWLAWVVINSLGFYLHYFFLLAVIAQGILLLALLLIYHRRLSPCHWIAASLALITLGLSYLPWLWTLLSHVDRPETSWLSTTYDSWGTALAPIYQTLASWMVMVVILPIEADSDGIVILSAVLMVLFAGWLAIHGYRGSKPLLKQPSWHPNTQLLLGFILLVLGQFGMIVYGLGKDITVAPRYAFVYYPAFCVLLGACLTVQDTGRSRQPIRALALVVGGISVSLTVTGWVFSKPYEPGAMAQIITTDPSQPVVLAVGYTEPLQQAALGLSYGLAIKAQSDFTQPVSLGLFSVNALWPRLSEQALPPPFPTNLWVISRQGMPNRKDPETLSLAATAANSVLCQRDPDRVGRLHYYYQRYRCSSRRQSS comes from the coding sequence ATGTCTCAGTACCTTGGGTTAATCGGCGTTCTAGTCCTGGGTACAGTTCTGCGATTGTGGCACTTGGATACCAAACCCCTGTGGAGCGATGAGGTCATCACGGCGCTCTTTTCTTTGGGACGCTCGGCTGCAGATATCCCCTTCGACCGCTTTTTTTCCCTCGATCAGTTAGATCAGCTCTTTACCCTGCAGCCTACCAGTTGCGCTGCGATCGCAACCGCCCTCAAAACCGATTCCTTACATCCTCCCCTATTCTTCTGCCTCATGCACCACTGGCTCGGGTGGTGGCAACCATCCCTAGCGGAGATGGCCTATGTGCTGCGGCTGTTGCCAGCTCTGTTTGGCGTCACTACCATTGCCGCCATTTACCTGCTGGGTCGGTTGGCCTTTACTCCTGGCATCGGCCTATTCAGCGCCGCCCTAGCCGCCGTATCCCCCTTCACCGTCTATCTCTCCCAAGAAGCTCGCCATTACACCCTACCCATGACCGGTGTCGCCCTAGCCCTCAGCTGCCTAGTCGTTATCCACACTCGACTGGCCCAGGGACGCTTTCCTCACCCAGGGCTGTGGCTAGCATGGGTTGTGATCAATAGCCTAGGGTTTTACCTTCACTACTTTTTTCTGTTGGCAGTCATTGCCCAGGGCATCCTGCTCTTAGCCCTGCTGCTGATCTATCACCGTCGCTTATCCCCATGCCATTGGATAGCCGCTAGTCTAGCCTTGATCACCCTAGGGCTCAGCTATCTTCCCTGGCTATGGACCTTGCTGAGCCACGTCGATCGCCCTGAGACCAGTTGGTTGAGCACCACTTACGACAGTTGGGGAACAGCCCTAGCCCCGATTTATCAGACCCTGGCCAGTTGGATGGTCATGGTGGTGATCCTACCGATAGAAGCCGATAGCGACGGGATAGTTATCCTATCTGCGGTGTTGATGGTGCTATTTGCTGGCTGGCTGGCAATTCATGGCTATCGAGGCAGCAAACCCCTCTTGAAGCAACCCTCTTGGCATCCAAATACCCAGCTACTACTGGGCTTCATTCTGTTAGTCTTAGGCCAGTTCGGCATGATTGTCTATGGGCTGGGGAAGGATATCACGGTAGCCCCCCGTTACGCCTTTGTTTACTATCCTGCCTTCTGCGTTCTACTCGGGGCTTGCCTCACGGTTCAAGACACCGGTCGTAGCCGCCAACCTATTCGGGCCTTAGCCCTAGTCGTGGGGGGGATCAGCGTCAGCCTTACGGTCACCGGCTGGGTATTCTCAAAGCCCTATGAACCGGGCGCCATGGCCCAGATAATAACCACAGATCCCTCTCAACCGGTGGTATTAGCGGTGGGGTATACCGAGCCCTTACAACAGGCAGCCCTGGGACTGAGTTATGGACTCGCCATCAAGGCCCAATCAGACTTTACCCAGCCCGTCTCCTTGGGACTATTTTCCGTAAATGCCCTCTGGCCCAGGCTCAGCGAGCAGGCATTACCGCCCCCATTCCCCACCAATCTTTGGGTCATCAGTCGCCAAGGCATGCCCAATCGCAAGGATCCGGAGACGCTATCCCTGGCGGCAACTGCCGCAAATTCCGTCCTGTGTCAGCGTGATCCCGATCGCGTCGGCAGGTTGCACTATTACTATCAACGGTATCGCTGCTCTAGCCGTAGGCAATCGTCTTAG
- a CDS encoding DUF3067 family protein → MTGAELHALVLSKWGYSFDLQLRRTQGKLFLQVMWRYQEQASFPLSEVEYMAHLEHIAHYLNGWGQAEAVARYIHQTRQRPRLGRAVSIPLDLGDRASEWLLDDL, encoded by the coding sequence ATGACTGGAGCCGAACTACACGCCTTAGTGCTATCGAAGTGGGGATACTCGTTCGATCTCCAGCTACGCCGTACCCAGGGCAAACTTTTCCTGCAAGTGATGTGGCGATATCAGGAACAGGCTTCGTTTCCCCTATCGGAAGTCGAGTATATGGCCCATCTGGAGCATATTGCTCACTACTTGAATGGCTGGGGGCAGGCGGAGGCCGTCGCCCGCTATATTCACCAAACCCGCCAGCGTCCCCGCCTGGGCCGGGCCGTCAGTATTCCCCTGGATTTGGGCGATCGAGCCTCGGAATGGTTGCTGGATGACCTCTGA
- the purL gene encoding phosphoribosylformylglycinamidine synthase subunit PurL encodes MTASSSALSTAPFSEAEITAEGIKPDEYDEIVQRLGRHPNRAELGMFGVMWSEHCCYKNSRPLLQQFPTQGDRILVGPGENAGVVDMGEGLRVAFKIESHNHPSAVEPFQGAATGVGGILRDIFTMGARPIAVLNSLRFGSLEQARSRRIFTGVVSGIAHYGNCFGVPTVGGEVYFDPAYAGNPLVNAMAIGLMEIPDIMKAGASGIGNPVLYVGSTTGRDGMGGASFASAELTDDSEAKRPAVQVGDPFLEKSLVEACLEAFKTGAVVAAQDMGAAGITCSTAEMAAKGHVGIDLDLDLIPVRETGMVPYEYLLSESQERMLFVVEQGREGELINIFQRWGLHAVVAGHVITDPMVRIRHQGQVAAEIPALALAENTPLYQRQAPNSPPDYARQAWQWTVAQLPPCSLGGIQEQAWESVLLTLLDTPSLASKHWVYRQYDHQVQNNTVQLPGGSDAAVVRLRPVTPTGEPTTAHRGLAATVDCNARHVYLNPYDGAKATVAEAARNLSCVGAEPVAVTDNLNFGSPENPMGYWQLSEACRGLAAACATFGTPVTGGNVSLYNETVDATGQPQPIYPTPVVGMVGLVRDLNRVCGQGWQQAEDDIYLLGVPIGATLTAKAPDHRALVTLGGSDYLARLHQTVAGRPPAVDMALEMRVQAACRHGIAQGWIRSAHDCAEGGLAVALAEACISGHHGINVTLPVTDTGLAQQGLRWDHLLFGEGGARIIVSLAPQHRQTWENYLAAQLPDVWQWLGRVGETADNMRLQTADGAVVLSTPVDTLQQTWSTAIERRLA; translated from the coding sequence ATGACCGCCTCCTCATCGGCACTGTCGACGGCTCCATTTTCTGAGGCAGAGATCACTGCCGAAGGCATTAAACCCGACGAATACGATGAGATCGTGCAGCGTCTCGGCCGTCATCCCAACCGTGCCGAGCTGGGTATGTTTGGGGTGATGTGGTCAGAGCACTGTTGCTATAAGAATTCTCGCCCCCTGCTGCAGCAATTTCCTACCCAAGGCGATCGCATCTTGGTCGGCCCCGGGGAAAACGCCGGTGTCGTCGATATGGGAGAGGGGCTGCGGGTGGCCTTTAAGATCGAATCCCACAATCATCCCTCAGCCGTAGAACCTTTTCAGGGGGCCGCGACCGGCGTAGGAGGTATCTTACGGGACATCTTCACTATGGGGGCTCGCCCCATTGCCGTCCTTAATTCCCTGCGATTCGGCTCTCTCGAACAAGCCCGCAGCCGCCGCATTTTTACCGGAGTTGTCTCCGGCATCGCTCACTACGGCAACTGCTTTGGGGTTCCCACGGTGGGTGGGGAAGTCTATTTTGACCCAGCCTATGCCGGCAATCCTCTGGTCAATGCCATGGCCATTGGCTTGATGGAAATTCCAGACATCATGAAAGCCGGAGCCTCAGGCATCGGTAATCCAGTATTGTATGTAGGGTCTACCACGGGCCGAGATGGCATGGGCGGCGCCAGCTTTGCCAGCGCCGAGCTAACCGATGACTCAGAAGCCAAACGACCGGCGGTGCAGGTGGGCGATCCATTCTTGGAAAAATCCCTGGTAGAAGCCTGTCTAGAGGCCTTCAAAACCGGCGCTGTTGTGGCGGCTCAAGATATGGGAGCCGCTGGTATCACCTGTTCTACCGCCGAAATGGCCGCTAAGGGCCACGTTGGCATCGACTTAGACCTCGATCTGATTCCCGTGCGGGAGACAGGTATGGTGCCTTACGAATACCTCTTGTCAGAGTCCCAAGAGCGCATGCTGTTTGTGGTGGAACAGGGACGAGAGGGAGAGTTAATCAATATCTTCCAGCGTTGGGGCCTCCATGCCGTGGTGGCTGGCCATGTAATCACCGATCCCATGGTCCGTATTCGCCATCAAGGACAGGTAGCCGCAGAGATTCCAGCCCTGGCCTTGGCCGAGAATACTCCCCTCTATCAGCGTCAGGCCCCTAATTCCCCACCGGACTATGCCCGCCAAGCTTGGCAATGGACCGTGGCCCAATTACCGCCCTGCTCCCTAGGAGGCATCCAGGAACAGGCCTGGGAATCGGTGCTCTTGACCCTGTTGGATACGCCCAGCCTGGCTTCTAAGCACTGGGTTTATCGCCAATATGACCATCAGGTCCAGAATAATACGGTGCAATTACCAGGAGGCAGCGATGCGGCAGTGGTGCGGCTGCGCCCAGTCACCCCCACAGGAGAACCGACAACGGCCCATCGTGGTCTAGCGGCCACAGTCGATTGCAATGCTCGCCATGTCTATCTCAACCCCTATGATGGGGCCAAAGCAACGGTGGCCGAAGCTGCTCGCAATCTCAGCTGTGTCGGAGCTGAGCCCGTCGCCGTCACTGATAACCTCAATTTTGGCAGCCCGGAGAACCCCATGGGCTATTGGCAGTTATCCGAGGCCTGCCGGGGCTTGGCAGCAGCCTGTGCCACCTTTGGCACCCCAGTGACCGGCGGCAATGTCTCTCTCTACAATGAGACGGTCGATGCCACTGGTCAGCCTCAGCCCATTTATCCGACTCCGGTGGTGGGTATGGTTGGACTAGTGCGAGATCTCAACCGAGTATGCGGCCAGGGGTGGCAACAGGCAGAAGATGACATTTATCTGCTTGGGGTTCCTATCGGCGCCACCTTAACGGCTAAGGCTCCGGACCATCGGGCCCTAGTTACTCTGGGAGGGTCCGACTACTTGGCCAGGCTGCACCAAACCGTTGCCGGTCGCCCCCCTGCCGTCGATATGGCCCTAGAAATGCGAGTTCAGGCGGCCTGTCGTCATGGCATCGCCCAGGGGTGGATTCGCTCTGCCCATGATTGTGCTGAAGGGGGACTGGCGGTGGCTCTGGCAGAGGCATGCATTAGTGGCCACCACGGCATCAATGTGACGCTGCCAGTGACCGATACAGGGTTAGCTCAACAGGGACTGCGCTGGGATCATCTGCTGTTTGGAGAAGGGGGGGCTCGCATCATTGTCTCCCTAGCCCCCCAGCACCGGCAGACCTGGGAAAATTACTTAGCGGCTCAGCTGCCCGACGTCTGGCAGTGGTTGGGGCGGGTAGGGGAAACCGCAGATAACATGCGCCTACAAACTGCCGATGGGGCCGTCGTGCTATCAACCCCAGTGGATACCCTGCAGCAGACCTGGAGTACGGCCATCGAACGACGATTAGCATGA
- the psaC gene encoding photosystem I iron-sulfur center protein PsaC, giving the protein MSHSVKIYDTCIGCTQCVRACPLDVLEMVPWDGCKAGSIASSPRTEDCVGCKRCETACPTDFLSIRVYLGAETTRSMGLAY; this is encoded by the coding sequence ATGTCCCATTCAGTCAAAATCTACGATACCTGTATCGGCTGTACCCAATGTGTGCGGGCCTGCCCCCTGGATGTTCTAGAGATGGTCCCCTGGGATGGATGCAAGGCTGGTTCCATCGCATCTTCACCCCGTACTGAAGACTGTGTTGGCTGCAAGCGCTGTGAAACAGCTTGCCCCACTGATTTCCTCAGCATCCGAGTCTATTTGGGAGCTGAAACTACCCGTAGCATGGGTCTAGCCTACTAG
- the acpP gene encoding acyl carrier protein: MSEDVFATVKKIVAEQLGVDESEVKPEASFANDLGADSLDTVELVMALEEEFDIEIPDEAAESIGTVQAAVDFIKEKSAAA; encoded by the coding sequence ATGAGTGAGGACGTTTTCGCAACAGTCAAGAAGATTGTGGCTGAGCAACTGGGGGTTGACGAATCGGAAGTCAAGCCCGAGGCTAGCTTTGCCAATGATCTGGGGGCTGATTCTCTAGATACGGTGGAGTTGGTGATGGCCCTGGAAGAGGAGTTCGATATCGAAATCCCCGATGAAGCCGCTGAGAGCATTGGCACGGTACAGGCGGCTGTCGATTTTATCAAAGAAAAGAGTGCTGCTGCTTAG
- the petA gene encoding cytochrome f, whose amino-acid sequence MNTTVNIVAELLAPIRYLGLLLRRPVALAALVVMLISMVAFPQGAEAYPFWAQENYESPREATGRIVCANCHLAEKPTEVEVPQAVLPDSVFKALVKIPYDLDTQQVLGDGSRGGLNVGAVMILPDGFKIAPPDRIPEELQEEVGNTYFLPYSEDQQNIVLVGPLPGEQYQEIVFPVLSPDPSQDKAINFGKYSVHVGGNRGRGQLYPTGQSSNNTVVNAKATGTITSVQPLEAGGYEVTIQPDDGEAVVQSIPAGPELIVSQWHAIKTGEALTNNPNVGGFGQVDTEIVLQSPNRIKGLLAFLAAVTISQIMLVLKKKQIEKVQEAEMSF is encoded by the coding sequence ATGAACACAACGGTTAATATTGTCGCGGAGCTGCTGGCTCCGATCCGTTATCTGGGGCTGCTGTTGCGGCGGCCCGTGGCCCTTGCTGCCCTGGTGGTGATGCTGATTAGCATGGTGGCCTTTCCCCAGGGGGCCGAAGCCTATCCCTTTTGGGCCCAGGAAAATTATGAATCTCCCCGGGAAGCTACCGGTCGGATTGTCTGTGCTAACTGCCACTTGGCTGAGAAGCCAACGGAGGTGGAAGTCCCTCAGGCGGTGCTGCCGGATAGTGTCTTCAAGGCATTGGTTAAAATCCCCTACGACCTTGATACTCAGCAGGTATTAGGCGATGGTAGCCGCGGAGGGCTGAATGTAGGGGCGGTGATGATCCTGCCCGATGGCTTTAAGATTGCTCCGCCGGATCGGATCCCGGAGGAGTTGCAAGAAGAGGTCGGGAATACTTACTTTTTGCCCTACAGCGAAGATCAACAAAATATCGTCTTGGTGGGCCCTCTGCCGGGTGAGCAGTATCAGGAAATCGTCTTTCCGGTGCTCTCTCCTGATCCTAGCCAGGATAAGGCCATCAACTTCGGCAAATATTCTGTCCATGTGGGGGGCAATCGCGGCCGCGGCCAACTCTATCCCACCGGTCAAAGCAGTAATAACACCGTAGTCAATGCCAAGGCAACTGGCACCATCACCAGCGTTCAGCCCCTGGAAGCGGGTGGCTATGAGGTAACGATTCAGCCGGATGATGGTGAGGCGGTAGTGCAGTCGATTCCAGCTGGCCCCGAACTGATTGTGTCCCAGTGGCATGCGATCAAAACTGGAGAAGCCCTTACCAACAATCCCAATGTGGGCGGCTTCGGCCAGGTAGATACCGAGATCGTGTTACAAAGTCCCAACCGCATCAAAGGCCTCCTGGCCTTCCTCGCGGCAGTTACTATCTCTCAGATCATGCTGGTCTTGAAGAAGAAACAGATCGAGAAAGTACAGGAAGCAGAGATGAGCTTCTAA
- the fabF gene encoding beta-ketoacyl-ACP synthase II: MANLEPKRVVITGLGAITPIGNTPDEYWQGLVSGRNGIGPITAFDASQHASRIAGEVKDFDPLQYLDRKDAKRMDRFAQFAIAASQQALSDAKLEITDLNAEQIGVMIGTGVGGIKVMEDQQAVYLTRGPSRCSPFMVPMMIANMAAGLTAIHLGAKGPNSCPVTACAAGSNAIGDAFRLVQGGYAQAMICGGTEAAVTPLAVAGFAAARALSSRNDDPAHASRPFDQGRDGFVIGEGCGILVLESLEHALSRGAHIYAEMIGYGMTCDAYHMTAPVPGGEGAARCIRLALKDGGVTPADISYINAHGTSTPANDPTETQAIKTALGTAAYQVAVSSTKSMTGHLLGGSGGIEGVATVLALAHDRVPPTINLAAPDQDCDLDYVPNQSRAQPVTVALSNSFGFGGHNVTLVFRKYSR; encoded by the coding sequence ATGGCAAACCTGGAACCCAAACGCGTCGTCATTACTGGCCTGGGGGCCATCACTCCCATTGGCAATACTCCGGATGAGTATTGGCAGGGGTTAGTATCTGGTCGCAATGGCATTGGTCCGATCACGGCTTTCGATGCATCTCAGCATGCGTCTCGCATTGCCGGTGAGGTGAAAGACTTTGATCCACTGCAGTACCTTGATCGCAAGGATGCTAAGCGGATGGATCGGTTTGCCCAATTTGCGATCGCAGCCAGTCAGCAGGCCCTAAGTGATGCCAAGCTTGAGATCACCGATCTCAATGCCGAGCAGATCGGGGTCATGATCGGCACTGGCGTGGGCGGCATCAAGGTCATGGAAGATCAGCAAGCGGTCTATCTGACGCGAGGGCCGAGTCGCTGTAGCCCCTTCATGGTGCCCATGATGATTGCCAACATGGCAGCAGGGCTGACGGCAATTCATCTGGGGGCAAAAGGTCCCAACTCCTGCCCAGTCACCGCCTGTGCGGCTGGTTCCAACGCCATTGGCGATGCCTTTCGGCTAGTGCAAGGAGGTTATGCCCAGGCCATGATTTGCGGCGGCACCGAGGCCGCCGTGACCCCCTTAGCCGTGGCTGGATTTGCGGCGGCTAGGGCCCTATCGAGCCGCAATGATGATCCGGCCCATGCCAGCCGTCCCTTTGATCAGGGACGGGATGGCTTCGTCATTGGTGAAGGGTGCGGCATCCTGGTCTTAGAATCCCTGGAACATGCCCTCAGTCGAGGCGCCCACATCTACGCCGAGATGATTGGCTATGGCATGACCTGCGATGCTTACCATATGACTGCCCCGGTTCCAGGCGGTGAAGGAGCCGCTCGGTGCATCCGGCTAGCCCTCAAGGACGGTGGGGTGACGCCTGCCGACATCAGCTACATCAATGCCCATGGCACCAGTACCCCCGCTAACGATCCCACAGAAACCCAGGCCATCAAGACAGCCCTCGGCACAGCGGCTTACCAGGTGGCTGTGAGTTCCACCAAGTCAATGACCGGCCATCTCCTGGGAGGCTCTGGTGGCATCGAAGGGGTAGCGACCGTACTGGCCCTTGCCCACGATCGGGTACCGCCGACCATCAATTTGGCAGCCCCCGATCAAGATTGCGACTTGGACTACGTGCCCAACCAGAGCCGGGCCCAGCCCGTCACCGTGGCCCTATCTAACTCCTTTGGGTTTGGTGGTCATAACGTCACTTTGGTGTTTCGTAAATACAGTCGCTAG
- a CDS encoding (2Fe-2S) ferredoxin domain-containing protein, which yields MSEPASPSPGMPQRHLVMVCQNRSCLRSGSERVLEQFQQYSCPQRLISASGCMGQCGSGPMVRVFPEGIWYCRVRPQDVKDIVQQHLDQGQPIHRLLHPRFHPPQDAYSFPGHSS from the coding sequence ATGAGCGAGCCTGCGTCCCCATCCCCTGGCATGCCCCAGCGTCATCTGGTCATGGTGTGCCAGAACCGGTCTTGCCTTAGGAGTGGGTCTGAGCGAGTACTCGAGCAGTTCCAACAATACAGTTGTCCCCAGCGCCTGATTAGTGCCAGTGGTTGTATGGGTCAATGTGGTTCCGGGCCAATGGTGCGAGTCTTTCCAGAAGGCATTTGGTATTGCCGTGTCCGCCCCCAGGATGTGAAAGACATTGTCCAGCAACATCTTGACCAAGGACAACCGATTCATCGGTTACTCCATCCCCGCTTTCATCCCCCCCAGGATGCCTACTCGTTTCCAGGCCACAGTAGCTGA
- a CDS encoding ribose-phosphate pyrophosphokinase — MIRSATPTLQTALPQLGDNNRLKLFSGSANAMLAREVGRYLGIDLGPMVRKRFADGELYIQIQESIRGCDVYLIQPTCYPVNDHLMELLIMVDACRRASARQITAVLPYYGYARADRKTAGRESITAKLVANLMTQAGASRVLAMDLHSAQIQGYFDIPCDHVYGSPVLIDYIASKNLSDLVVVSPDVGGVARARAFAKKLNDAPLAIIDKRRQAHNVAEVMNVIGDVAGKTAVLVDDMIDTAGTICKGARLLKQEGARQVYACATHAVFSPPAVERLSSGLFEEVIVTNTIPVEDAKRFRQLTVISVANLLGEAIWRIHEESSVSSMFR; from the coding sequence GTGATTCGCTCTGCCACTCCGACCCTACAGACCGCACTGCCCCAACTTGGGGACAACAATCGTCTAAAACTGTTTTCGGGATCCGCTAATGCCATGTTGGCGCGTGAAGTGGGTCGGTATCTGGGGATCGACTTGGGCCCCATGGTGCGCAAGCGGTTTGCTGACGGCGAACTCTACATCCAAATTCAAGAGTCGATCCGAGGGTGCGATGTCTACTTGATTCAGCCCACCTGCTATCCAGTCAATGACCACCTGATGGAACTCTTGATCATGGTGGATGCTTGTCGGCGGGCATCAGCTCGGCAAATCACAGCGGTTCTTCCTTACTATGGCTATGCCCGGGCTGATCGCAAGACAGCAGGGCGGGAGTCGATCACGGCGAAATTGGTCGCCAACCTGATGACCCAAGCTGGGGCGAGTCGAGTGTTGGCCATGGATCTGCATTCTGCTCAGATTCAAGGGTATTTCGATATTCCGTGCGACCACGTCTATGGCTCGCCAGTGTTAATTGACTATATCGCCAGCAAGAATCTCTCGGACTTAGTGGTGGTCTCGCCTGATGTCGGTGGTGTGGCGCGAGCCCGGGCCTTTGCTAAGAAGCTGAATGATGCTCCCTTAGCCATCATCGATAAGCGCCGACAAGCCCATAATGTGGCTGAGGTGATGAATGTGATTGGCGATGTGGCTGGTAAGACAGCTGTATTGGTGGACGACATGATCGACACGGCAGGCACCATCTGTAAGGGAGCCCGGCTGTTGAAACAGGAGGGAGCCCGGCAAGTCTATGCCTGTGCTACCCATGCTGTCTTTTCCCCCCCGGCAGTTGAGCGGCTGTCTAGTGGATTATTTGAGGAGGTTATCGTTACCAATACAATCCCTGTCGAGGATGCCAAGCGCTTTAGGCAATTGACGGTGATTTCAGTGGCCAACTTGCTGGGAGAGGCGATTTGGCGTATTCACGAGGAAAGCTCTGTCAGTAGCATGTTTCGGTAA
- the purF gene encoding amidophosphoribosyltransferase, which yields MMPFAADSVSDPVGPDHLVSSDQDPPSEQDASPDKPEEACGVFGVYAPSEEVATLTYFGLYALQHRGQESAGIATFDGDQVHCHKNMGLVSQVFTVERLQQMPGQWAVGHTRYSTTGSSRAVNAQPAVVETRLGPLGLSHNGNLVNAMSLREELLQRDHDLITTTDSEMIAFAIAEAINDGHGWVDGAVTAFRRCEGAFSLVIGTPSGIIATRDPHGIRPLVLGVLGDAPTTAVGPAHYVLASESCGLDIVGADLVREVQPGELLWITADGVTSVQWSAQAERKLCVFEMIYFSRPDTIVNQESLYSYRLRLGRYLARESPADVDLIMAVPDSGIPAAIGFSQESGIPYAEGLIKNRYVGRTFIQPTQSMRDMGIRMKLNPLKDVLAGKRVLIVDDSIVRGTTSGKIVKALREAGATEVHMRISSPPVTHPCFFGIDTDNQDQLIAASQSVAEISAQIGVDSLAYLTWEGMLDATGQDPNSFCSACFTGNYPVDIPAPFKRAKLKFEPATA from the coding sequence ATGATGCCTTTTGCCGCTGATTCCGTCTCAGATCCTGTTGGCCCTGACCATCTCGTCTCTTCTGATCAGGATCCTCCCTCCGAGCAGGACGCTAGCCCTGACAAACCCGAAGAAGCCTGCGGTGTATTCGGTGTCTACGCTCCCAGCGAAGAGGTAGCAACCTTAACCTATTTTGGTCTCTATGCCCTACAGCATCGAGGGCAAGAATCGGCGGGCATCGCCACTTTCGACGGTGATCAGGTGCACTGCCATAAGAATATGGGACTAGTATCCCAGGTGTTTACCGTCGAGCGCTTGCAGCAAATGCCAGGGCAGTGGGCCGTGGGCCATACTCGTTACTCGACCACGGGCTCTAGCCGGGCGGTGAATGCTCAGCCAGCGGTTGTGGAAACTCGATTGGGTCCCCTGGGTCTCAGCCACAATGGCAATCTGGTTAATGCCATGAGCCTGCGGGAAGAGTTATTACAGCGAGACCATGACCTGATTACGACGACGGATTCGGAAATGATCGCCTTTGCGATCGCAGAGGCCATTAACGACGGCCACGGCTGGGTAGATGGTGCTGTCACCGCCTTTCGCCGCTGTGAGGGGGCCTTTAGTCTGGTCATCGGCACCCCATCTGGCATCATTGCCACCCGTGACCCCCATGGCATTCGTCCTTTAGTCTTAGGCGTGTTGGGCGATGCCCCGACCACAGCCGTCGGGCCAGCCCACTATGTCTTGGCTTCAGAATCCTGTGGCCTCGATATCGTCGGCGCCGACCTCGTCCGGGAAGTGCAACCGGGAGAGTTACTGTGGATTACGGCTGACGGCGTTACCTCGGTGCAGTGGTCCGCTCAGGCGGAGCGCAAGCTCTGTGTCTTCGAGATGATTTACTTTTCCCGGCCTGACACCATCGTCAATCAGGAAAGCCTCTACAGTTACCGCCTGCGCTTGGGGCGTTATCTGGCCCGCGAATCTCCCGCCGATGTGGATTTGATTATGGCTGTGCCTGATTCTGGCATTCCTGCCGCGATTGGGTTTTCCCAAGAATCTGGCATTCCCTATGCCGAAGGGCTGATTAAAAATCGATATGTTGGCCGCACCTTTATCCAACCCACCCAGTCCATGCGGGATATGGGAATCCGGATGAAACTCAACCCACTTAAGGATGTCTTAGCGGGCAAACGTGTCTTGATCGTTGACGACTCCATCGTGCGCGGAACCACCAGTGGCAAAATCGTCAAAGCTCTACGGGAGGCAGGAGCTACTGAAGTACATATGCGGATCTCATCGCCGCCGGTAACCCATCCCTGTTTCTTTGGCATTGACACCGACAATCAGGACCAGCTGATTGCAGCCTCCCAGTCTGTTGCAGAAATTTCTGCCCAAATTGGCGTTGACTCCTTAGCCTATCTCACCTGGGAAGGCATGCTAGACGCAACTGGGCAAGACCCCAACAGCTTTTGTTCCGCTTGTTTCACCGGGAACTATCCCGTGGACATTCCGGCCCCCTTTAAGCGAGCAAAACTGAAGTTTGAACCTGCAACCGCTTAG